In Nocardioides faecalis, the following proteins share a genomic window:
- a CDS encoding TetR/AcrR family transcriptional regulator: MGSNARESLLDAAERLFAEDGIAHVSDRRVAEAAGNTNHSAVRYYFGGREGLLRALLDRQLDSVEPERARLLAASDSLLGDIQALILPVTDDLAALPTPSWRARFLNQVQHDPVAAALLRASGDRAPAATRIVRSIIERMQHLDRAIAEGRASLMLHVVTTACAQIEERAHRSGEPAQWPGAGHFLCDAIAGMLQAPVTPFPPGAPAPSGSGDESGATA, from the coding sequence ATGGGGAGCAACGCCCGAGAGAGCCTGCTCGACGCCGCCGAACGGCTCTTCGCCGAGGACGGCATCGCGCACGTCTCGGACCGTCGCGTCGCCGAGGCAGCGGGCAACACGAACCACTCCGCGGTCCGCTACTACTTCGGCGGCCGCGAGGGCCTGCTTCGTGCCCTGCTGGACCGTCAGCTCGACAGCGTGGAGCCCGAACGGGCCCGGCTGCTGGCCGCCTCCGACTCCCTGCTGGGCGACATCCAGGCCCTGATCCTCCCGGTCACCGATGACCTCGCCGCGCTGCCCACCCCGAGCTGGCGCGCGCGGTTCCTGAACCAGGTGCAGCACGACCCCGTCGCCGCGGCACTGCTGCGCGCCAGCGGGGACCGGGCCCCCGCCGCGACCCGGATCGTGCGTTCGATCATCGAACGGATGCAGCACCTGGACCGGGCGATCGCCGAGGGTCGGGCGAGCCTGATGCTGCACGTCGTCACCACCGCGTGCGCGCAGATCGAGGAGCGGGCGCACCGCTCCGGCGAGCCGGCACAGTGGCCGGGAGCCGGGCACTTCCTGTGCGACGCCATCGCCGGCATGCTCCAGGCCCCGGTCACCCCTTTCCCCCCGGGCGCCCCGGCCCCGTCCGGGTCGGGCGATGAATCGGGGGCCACCGCCTAG
- a CDS encoding ABC transporter permease, whose amino-acid sequence MSTTYQSDPDGERGAAGVGSSAREKYPPPPPETPAERKGRLIALFVMPFLIVTMMYATYVATMHEPTLQDLPVAVVGTGAAAEQFAEQLEDGADGALDVRVVADDATAKELIADQEVTGAILLPADGAPGGEATVYRASAGGASAAGTVQNLLGPAALAAGWTVADVDLAPLPDGDSSGTMVLFAAMGLMLAGYVPLSTILMAAPNLLRVRKFLPLALGWGALTSSLVWLILGPVVGAVDGHYPLFLGLGTLAVTAVGVAQMLFTKVLGPFAVLLGMLLWVIFGMPSSNLAMPVHSMPGFFGWLHDVLPLPAAGEALRAVIYFEAGAAWRHVGVLAAWLVGATLLAVLKERRSGLLVVGGPLYIDPDAPLPALSGGPVASYRKRLLAVAGFPLAIMLSVVTLMSFSMHEPTVVGMPVAVVGDAAQAQGFVDAMGPGLGDTTELEVLGSVEEAEERLDEQDLVAAYVLPVEQGGEARLLTAGGAGAAQQNAVTQMFRAVAAESGVGLQVRDVAPLTEDDTGGSNSMYVGMSWIMAGFLFLTVLRGGAPDLTRTRELLPLVAGWSVGISVWLWFLFDVLIGAVNGHALELIGYGALTVFAVGWVTGVFTRVFGLGALVPVMVVVMLAGVPASGGGLSIYMVPELFRAIGSWLPLPAAVDIARSIVYFDGTGIGRDLLVLAVWGVIGLLVNLLLVDRWVNRPSAKPHAPMGPRHVPDRGAKDEPAPEPELAV is encoded by the coding sequence GTGAGCACGACCTACCAGTCCGACCCCGACGGCGAGCGGGGTGCCGCGGGCGTGGGCAGCAGCGCGAGGGAGAAGTACCCGCCGCCGCCCCCCGAGACGCCCGCGGAGCGCAAGGGCCGGCTGATCGCGCTCTTCGTGATGCCCTTCCTGATCGTCACGATGATGTACGCCACCTACGTGGCGACCATGCACGAGCCGACGTTGCAGGACCTGCCTGTCGCCGTCGTCGGGACCGGTGCGGCCGCCGAGCAGTTCGCCGAGCAGCTCGAGGACGGCGCCGACGGCGCGCTCGACGTACGGGTCGTCGCCGACGACGCGACCGCGAAGGAGCTGATCGCGGACCAGGAGGTCACCGGCGCGATCCTGCTGCCCGCCGACGGTGCCCCGGGTGGGGAGGCGACCGTCTACCGCGCGTCCGCGGGCGGCGCGTCCGCGGCCGGGACCGTGCAGAACCTGCTCGGCCCCGCCGCGCTCGCCGCCGGTTGGACGGTGGCCGACGTCGACCTCGCGCCGCTGCCCGACGGTGACTCCTCGGGCACGATGGTGCTCTTCGCCGCGATGGGCCTGATGCTCGCCGGCTACGTGCCGCTGAGCACGATCCTGATGGCCGCACCGAACCTGCTGCGGGTGCGCAAGTTCCTCCCGCTCGCCCTGGGCTGGGGTGCGCTGACCAGCTCACTCGTCTGGTTGATCCTCGGGCCCGTGGTCGGTGCGGTGGACGGCCACTACCCGCTCTTCCTGGGGCTCGGCACCCTCGCGGTGACGGCGGTCGGTGTGGCCCAGATGCTGTTCACCAAGGTGCTCGGCCCGTTCGCGGTGCTGCTGGGCATGCTCCTGTGGGTCATCTTCGGCATGCCCTCCTCGAACCTGGCGATGCCGGTGCACAGCATGCCCGGCTTCTTCGGCTGGCTGCACGACGTGCTGCCGTTGCCGGCTGCCGGCGAGGCGCTGCGCGCCGTCATCTACTTCGAGGCCGGTGCCGCCTGGCGTCACGTGGGCGTCCTGGCGGCGTGGCTGGTCGGCGCGACGCTGCTGGCCGTGCTCAAGGAGCGCCGCTCCGGGCTGCTGGTGGTCGGTGGCCCCCTCTACATCGACCCCGACGCACCGCTGCCGGCACTGTCCGGCGGTCCGGTGGCGAGCTATCGCAAGCGGTTGTTGGCCGTGGCGGGCTTCCCGCTCGCGATCATGCTCAGCGTGGTGACCCTGATGAGCTTCTCGATGCACGAGCCGACGGTCGTGGGCATGCCTGTCGCCGTCGTGGGCGACGCGGCGCAGGCGCAGGGTTTCGTCGACGCAATGGGCCCCGGTCTGGGCGACACCACCGAGCTCGAGGTCCTCGGCTCCGTCGAGGAGGCCGAGGAGCGGCTTGACGAGCAGGACCTGGTGGCGGCCTACGTGCTGCCCGTCGAGCAGGGCGGCGAGGCGCGGCTGCTGACCGCCGGCGGCGCCGGCGCCGCGCAGCAGAACGCCGTCACCCAGATGTTCCGTGCGGTGGCCGCCGAGAGCGGCGTCGGCCTGCAGGTGCGCGACGTCGCCCCGCTGACCGAGGATGACACCGGCGGCAGCAACAGCATGTACGTCGGGATGTCCTGGATCATGGCCGGCTTCCTGTTCCTCACCGTGCTGCGCGGCGGCGCCCCCGACCTGACCCGCACCCGCGAGCTGCTCCCGCTCGTGGCCGGCTGGTCGGTGGGGATCTCGGTGTGGTTGTGGTTCCTGTTCGACGTGCTGATCGGCGCCGTGAACGGCCATGCCCTGGAGCTGATCGGCTACGGCGCGCTGACGGTCTTCGCGGTCGGCTGGGTGACCGGGGTCTTCACCCGGGTCTTCGGGCTCGGCGCCCTGGTCCCCGTCATGGTCGTGGTCATGCTGGCCGGGGTGCCTGCGTCCGGTGGTGGGCTGTCGATCTACATGGTCCCCGAGCTGTTCCGCGCCATCGGCTCCTGGCTGCCGCTGCCTGCGGCCGTCGACATCGCCCGCTCCATCGTCTACTTCGACGGGACCGGAATCGGTCGGGACCTGCTGGTGCTCGCGGTCTGGGGTGTCATCGGCCTGCTGGTCAACCTGCTCCTGGTCGACCGCTGGGTGAATCGGCCGAGCGCGAAGCCGCACGCGCCGATGGGTCCGCGGCACGTGCCCGACCGGGGAGCCAAGGACGAGCCGGCGCCGGAGCCGGAGCTCGCCGTCTGA